The genome window TGGGCGGAGTCCACCGGAAGAACGCCAACATCCTGTTTGCGGACACCAGTGTCTCCGGCCATTCGGTGGCCAAGGTGAACGCCCAGACCCGCCGATTGTCGGGAGCGGATTACTGGTGGGATGTGAACGACCGGCCACGGACCGACCCGAATTACTCGCACCTCGGCGAACGGTGAGGGTCAGCCGGGTTGGGGACGGTTGGCGCGATGTGCCGGGACGAGGTCCTGCCAGGGGGCGCGCATCGGCCGCAGGGCCAGCCGGCGATCCGCATCGGGATCGTTCACGAACCGCTGGCGGCGCGGATCCCAGCGCAATGGACGTTCGACCCGGGTGGCGATGTCGGCCAGATGACAGAGGGTGTCGGCCTGGACGGCGTCCTCGATCGGGCACACGGCGGGAACGCGGGTGCGGATCCCATCGAGGAAGTTGCGAACATGGTGGGTGCTGCGGATGGGAGGCCGGGCGGGTGTGGGGACCGGTTCCTCGATCCAGCGCGGATTCGAGGCCCGGACGGCGCCGCGATGAACGCAGACCCAACCTTCGGTCCCCTCGAAGGCGGTGCCGTGTCCCTCGATGCCGCCGTAGCGGTCGTGCCAGGCCGTGAGGTCGGTGAGTTCGCCGGGCGTGTCGTCTCCGTTGGGGGTGCCCTTGAAAACCAGGGTGACGCCATCGGCGAACCGGAACCGAACGTCCCAGGCGATCGCCGTGTCACAGGCGCCTTCGGTTGGGAAAGCGGCCCGTCCCTCCACCTCGACGGTGTCTTCGAGCATCGACGGATGTCCCCATAGGGCGATATCGAGGGGATGAATCCCCCAGCCCGAGAGGAAGCCGAGCGTGTAGTCGTAGCGAAACCACCACGTCTTCCAGGCGCCGGTGTCCGGGTCGTCCGCCAGTCTGCCCTCCGTGCAGGGCGTTTCGGGGGCGGGTCCCAACCAGAAGTCGTAGTTCCATCCGGGCGGCACGGGGGCGGGTCGGATCGAGC of Verrucomicrobiia bacterium contains these proteins:
- a CDS encoding Gfo/Idh/MocA family oxidoreductase; the protein is MNTRFPRRTFLRSHLGAILTTAVAPAFLRSAILGRAGEVGPNSRIQVGCIGLGPQGRGVMGGFLTQSDVRITGLCDVATPHLEAAGAQVRTRYQDGPCPAFGDFRELLDQPGIDAVLIATPDHWHVPVALAAVRAGKDLYLEKPLGLSVAEALALLRAVRRQQRIFQFGTQQRSAGEFHRAVSLVRAGRIGALRAIHVWAPASRPGGSIRPAPVPPGWNYDFWLGPAPETPCTEGRLADDPDTGAWKTWWFRYDYTLGFLSGWGIHPLDIALWGHPSMLEDTVEVEGRAAFPTEGACDTAIAWDVRFRFADGVTLVFKGTPNGDDTPGELTDLTAWHDRYGGIEGHGTAFEGTEGWVCVHRGAVRASNPRWIEEPVPTPARPPIRSTHHVRNFLDGIRTRVPAVCPIEDAVQADTLCHLADIATRVERPLRWDPRRQRFVNDPDADRRLALRPMRAPWQDLVPAHRANRPQPG